Proteins from a genomic interval of Sphingobacterium lactis:
- a CDS encoding TonB-dependent receptor: MYLKNVCLVGLALSLTISTTSAQTTPADSSINAIAPVEIKAYFNAQAMLDLTTSGKVISNKFMNSQAPSSFLSSFNSTPGLRMEERSPGSYRLALRGSMIRSPFGVRNTKVYLDEIPLTDASGNTYLNLLDPVGINSIHIIKGPDGSLYGPNSGGIIRFMPSGFSNNENEKSIMLSGGSYGLFHEQIKFQHQVNDAYKFSFDQAYLRSDGYRQHTGMDKLFLQTTHQWDYNPKGTLKFLALYSDLGYETPGGLTQQQYDEDPRQSRPAGGPFPSAQDQKAAIYNKTILGGITHAYKFSDQLEHVITVFGTHTDLENPFITNYELRNEKNVGFRTYLSFQDQQNSMLQWEMQLGVEGQKGWYHIKNHENNLGERGTLTDDDKLENGQHFYFYRAKARLYDKLTAEASIGLNFNGIEFERNTPGETASDGHIDFAKSWLPRLGLSYMATKNLAVRGSVSKGFSTPTIAEVRSSNNEINSDLQAESGTNYEMGMRFETNDRRFIADLSGYSYQMKNGIVRHLNEAGNEYFVNAGEMDQKGIEASLLSQIISNPEAQILKGLIFSTNLTYQDYVFQDYVLNEVDLSGNSITSVPEWIWVNTLSLAFAKQFELNVLHNFTSSIPLNDVNTVYADKYHLLQAKASWTGKISNRHALQLFFGVDNILDSKYSLGNDINAMGNRYFNVAPGRNFYTGVKFML; encoded by the coding sequence ATGTACTTAAAGAACGTATGCCTAGTAGGCTTAGCACTATCCCTAACCATTTCTACGACATCAGCGCAAACAACACCAGCAGACAGCAGTATCAATGCGATTGCACCTGTTGAAATCAAGGCCTATTTCAATGCACAGGCTATGTTGGACCTGACCACCTCTGGAAAGGTCATCAGCAATAAATTCATGAACTCCCAAGCCCCTAGCAGCTTTTTAAGCAGTTTCAATAGTACCCCTGGTCTACGCATGGAAGAACGATCGCCGGGAAGCTATCGGTTGGCCTTACGGGGGAGCATGATCCGCTCACCTTTCGGGGTACGCAATACGAAAGTATACCTGGATGAAATCCCCTTGACGGACGCCAGCGGCAATACGTACCTCAATTTGCTTGACCCTGTCGGGATAAATAGCATCCATATCATCAAAGGACCGGACGGCTCCCTATACGGACCAAATTCTGGAGGCATAATCCGTTTCATGCCATCGGGATTTAGCAATAACGAAAATGAGAAATCGATTATGCTTTCCGGAGGTTCATATGGCCTGTTCCATGAACAGATTAAATTCCAACATCAAGTCAATGATGCCTATAAATTTTCCTTTGACCAAGCGTATTTGCGTTCTGATGGCTATAGGCAACATACAGGAATGGATAAGTTGTTTTTGCAGACCACCCATCAATGGGATTACAATCCAAAAGGGACCTTAAAATTCCTTGCACTTTATAGCGACTTGGGTTATGAAACTCCCGGAGGTTTGACGCAGCAACAATATGATGAAGATCCACGGCAGTCCAGACCTGCGGGAGGGCCATTCCCAAGTGCACAGGATCAGAAGGCTGCCATCTATAATAAAACCATCTTAGGAGGTATTACGCATGCCTACAAGTTTTCCGATCAATTGGAGCATGTAATAACCGTATTTGGTACCCATACCGATCTAGAAAATCCATTTATCACCAATTATGAATTGCGCAATGAAAAGAATGTAGGCTTCCGGACTTACCTCTCCTTCCAGGATCAACAAAATTCCATGTTGCAATGGGAGATGCAATTGGGTGTGGAGGGACAGAAAGGATGGTACCACATCAAAAACCATGAAAACAACTTGGGGGAGCGTGGCACCTTAACCGATGATGACAAATTAGAGAATGGTCAACATTTCTATTTTTACCGAGCCAAAGCGCGACTATACGATAAACTTACGGCTGAAGCATCCATCGGCCTGAATTTCAACGGTATTGAGTTTGAAAGGAATACACCTGGTGAAACAGCTAGCGACGGACACATCGACTTTGCTAAAAGTTGGCTCCCTCGCCTAGGGCTATCTTATATGGCCACAAAAAACTTGGCTGTCCGCGGTTCGGTTTCGAAAGGTTTTTCAACACCGACGATTGCAGAGGTACGTTCCTCCAACAATGAGATCAATAGCGACTTACAGGCTGAATCCGGGACAAATTATGAAATGGGAATGCGCTTTGAAACCAATGACCGACGCTTTATCGCAGACCTTTCCGGATACAGTTATCAGATGAAAAACGGTATTGTCAGACATTTAAATGAAGCAGGCAACGAATATTTTGTCAATGCTGGCGAGATGGATCAAAAAGGGATCGAAGCCAGTCTATTGAGCCAAATCATCAGTAACCCGGAAGCGCAAATCCTCAAAGGGCTCATCTTCTCGACCAACCTCACCTATCAGGATTATGTATTTCAAGATTATGTCCTGAATGAGGTGGATCTTTCCGGCAATAGCATCACCTCGGTACCGGAATGGATATGGGTGAATACGCTGAGCTTGGCCTTTGCCAAACAGTTTGAACTAAATGTGCTGCACAATTTCACCTCCAGCATTCCCTTAAACGATGTCAATACCGTATACGCGGATAAATATCATCTATTGCAGGCTAAAGCCTCCTGGACCGGAAAAATCAGCAATCGACATGCCCTTCAACTATTTTTCGGGGTGGACAATATACTGGATAGTAAATATAGCTTGGGGAATGATATTAATGCGATGGGCAACCGGTATTTTAACGTTGCTCCGGGAAGAAATTTCTATACCGGGGTTAAATTTATGCTGTAA
- a CDS encoding BamA/TamA family outer membrane protein, with the protein MSGFAQIQIQDTVSTKEQRDSILPTAHLYDIVDAFQDINPFKKKDSVKTERKRSAISYLPNLNYNPSIGAQIGIKAVGGKVLGNEPNTTMSIAATALSATTRGIIVGYLLHDIYTPGNRWNIKGGFMVAKAVGLDYGMGIGGALDNPTSEELIMNNPDRQRFVNRFMTYTFNERVYKQLFPGAFVGAGFYFELKRKFSTVGSEENMAPIEIYSRWNDFDPTRVNNNGLMLNMQYLTRDNPNSAYKGYYFDMVLRMNQTWMGSSHNAYQLQTDFRKYWQLSTDRPNHVLAFWNFGSYNLGGHLPYTDLPGTAKDTYARSGRGYTMGYFKGKSFFYSEVEYRYPILRNQFLSGVVFANVQTANDQMGTKLFQIWQPAAGAGLRLLFNKATRTNLCIDYAFGRFGQRGLFLGLNEAF; encoded by the coding sequence ATGTCAGGGTTTGCACAGATCCAGATTCAAGATACCGTAAGTACCAAGGAACAGCGGGACAGCATCCTACCTACAGCCCATCTTTACGATATTGTCGATGCCTTCCAGGATATCAACCCTTTTAAGAAAAAGGATTCCGTTAAAACGGAAAGAAAAAGATCAGCGATCTCCTATCTTCCAAATTTGAACTACAATCCCTCCATTGGTGCGCAAATAGGCATAAAAGCCGTAGGCGGTAAAGTTTTGGGGAATGAGCCAAATACCACGATGTCTATTGCCGCTACAGCTTTGAGCGCAACAACCCGAGGTATTATTGTGGGATATCTACTCCATGACATCTACACGCCGGGTAACAGATGGAACATTAAGGGTGGATTTATGGTTGCCAAAGCAGTAGGTTTGGATTATGGAATGGGCATCGGTGGCGCATTGGACAATCCTACATCGGAGGAACTCATCATGAACAACCCCGATCGGCAGCGATTTGTCAACAGGTTCATGACCTACACTTTCAACGAGCGTGTTTATAAGCAACTCTTCCCAGGTGCCTTTGTAGGTGCCGGCTTCTATTTTGAATTAAAGCGGAAATTCTCCACGGTTGGAAGCGAGGAAAATATGGCACCTATTGAAATCTATAGCCGCTGGAACGACTTCGACCCGACCCGCGTCAACAACAATGGTTTGATGTTGAATATGCAATACCTTACACGTGACAACCCCAATAGTGCCTATAAAGGTTACTATTTCGATATGGTCCTGCGCATGAACCAAACGTGGATGGGAAGCTCGCACAATGCCTATCAATTGCAGACCGATTTCCGCAAATATTGGCAATTATCGACAGACCGTCCAAACCATGTGTTGGCTTTCTGGAATTTTGGCTCCTATAATTTGGGGGGCCACCTGCCCTATACAGACCTTCCAGGAACCGCTAAAGACACCTATGCGCGCAGTGGCCGAGGATACACCATGGGGTATTTCAAAGGCAAATCCTTCTTCTATTCAGAAGTGGAATACCGCTACCCTATCCTGAGGAATCAATTCCTGAGCGGCGTAGTATTTGCCAACGTGCAGACGGCAAACGATCAGATGGGAACAAAACTCTTTCAGATTTGGCAGCCAGCAGCAGGAGCTGGTCTGCGCTTACTGTTCAATAAAGCAACACGCACAAATTTATGTATTGATTATGCCTTCGGAAGATTTGGCCAACGTGGCTTATTCCTTGGTCTTAACGAAGCCTTTTAA
- a CDS encoding 1-aminocyclopropane-1-carboxylate deaminase/D-cysteine desulfhydrase: MLISFPIYSPEEEIKDPLFSKKNVRVYFKRDDKIHPFISGNKWRKLKYNLIDAQQRNINHLVTFGGAWSNHLLATAAAAASFGFTSTGFVRGEDIDNAVLSMCRLFGMDLQFVDRQSYKEKRNLFLTHFNDRESLFLDEGGKSKLGMQGCMELLDELEQDYDHIFVASGTGTTVAGIAAGITQYGLKTQVETIPVLKSADFLLDEFTSFGVDPAHIKLHLDYHFGGYAKTKPDLLLFIKEFVSKTGIMLEPTYTGKLVFGVYDLIMKDYFKPNSKILVIHTGGLTGYLGYLEQFNRLATI, encoded by the coding sequence ATGCTAATTTCATTTCCGATCTATAGTCCCGAAGAAGAAATCAAGGATCCACTATTTTCCAAAAAAAATGTGCGCGTTTATTTCAAACGGGATGACAAGATACATCCCTTCATATCAGGCAATAAATGGCGTAAGCTTAAATACAACTTAATCGATGCACAACAACGGAACATAAACCATTTGGTTACATTCGGTGGTGCTTGGTCGAATCACTTGCTAGCAACCGCAGCGGCAGCAGCAAGTTTTGGGTTCACATCAACTGGTTTTGTTCGCGGAGAAGACATCGACAATGCTGTATTATCCATGTGCCGGTTGTTCGGTATGGATCTTCAATTTGTAGATCGGCAATCCTATAAGGAGAAACGTAATCTGTTCTTAACCCATTTCAATGATCGTGAGAGTTTATTCCTGGACGAAGGCGGTAAATCCAAGCTGGGCATGCAAGGTTGCATGGAGCTCTTAGATGAGCTGGAGCAGGACTATGACCATATTTTCGTTGCCTCAGGAACGGGAACAACCGTTGCCGGAATTGCTGCGGGAATCACACAGTACGGACTCAAAACGCAGGTAGAAACGATACCCGTACTGAAATCTGCGGACTTCTTATTGGATGAATTTACGTCTTTCGGCGTTGATCCAGCTCACATTAAATTACATCTGGATTATCATTTTGGTGGATATGCAAAAACAAAACCAGACCTGTTGCTATTCATCAAGGAATTTGTGAGTAAAACAGGAATAATGCTTGAGCCGACCTATACCGGAAAACTTGTCTTTGGAGTTTATGACTTAATTATGAAAGACTACTTCAAACCGAACAGCAAAATCTTGGTTATTCATACAGGCGGATTAACAGGTTACCTGGGTTATCTTGAACAATTTAACCGCTTGGCAACCATTTAA
- a CDS encoding RluA family pseudouridine synthase has translation MVDHLENEQEEQELYEHLRIVADKGQALLRVDKFLMNRVENTSRNRIQNAIDAGTVKVNDKVVKASYKVKPLDVITVVLPDPPRDTEVYPEDIPLDIIYEDDDVLLVNKEAGMVVHPGFNNYTGTLVNALTFHLNQLPTMPGNTGRPGLVHRIDKDTSGLLIIAKNEWAMTFLAKQFFEHSISRKYIALVWGDIAEDGTVTGYIGRNLKDRRIMDMYDDEEKGKWSVTHYKVLERLGYVTLIECQLETGRTHQIRAHMKSIGHPLFNDESYGGSKILKGTSFTKYKQFVENAFALLPRQALHARSLGFIHPKSKEYLHFEVPLPEDFRLGLEKWKDYSTHTQH, from the coding sequence ATGGTAGATCATTTGGAAAACGAACAGGAGGAGCAGGAGCTTTATGAGCACCTGCGAATTGTTGCAGATAAAGGGCAGGCGCTACTTCGTGTGGATAAATTCCTCATGAATAGGGTAGAGAACACCTCCAGGAACCGGATTCAAAATGCCATTGATGCTGGTACGGTTAAAGTTAATGATAAGGTTGTCAAGGCAAGTTACAAGGTGAAGCCCTTGGATGTCATTACCGTTGTGCTTCCCGACCCACCACGGGATACCGAAGTATATCCAGAAGACATTCCCTTGGATATTATTTATGAAGATGACGATGTATTATTGGTTAATAAAGAGGCTGGTATGGTCGTCCATCCCGGTTTCAACAATTATACAGGGACCTTGGTGAATGCATTGACATTCCATTTAAATCAGCTGCCGACCATGCCGGGCAATACGGGAAGACCGGGATTGGTACATCGGATCGACAAGGATACTTCAGGATTACTGATCATCGCGAAAAATGAATGGGCAATGACTTTTCTTGCCAAACAGTTTTTCGAACATAGCATTTCCCGGAAATATATCGCGTTGGTTTGGGGAGATATTGCGGAAGATGGCACCGTTACGGGATATATTGGCCGAAACCTCAAAGATCGTCGCATTATGGATATGTATGATGACGAGGAGAAAGGAAAATGGTCCGTTACGCACTATAAAGTATTGGAACGCTTAGGCTATGTCACCCTGATTGAATGCCAGTTGGAAACCGGCCGTACACACCAGATTCGTGCCCACATGAAATCCATTGGACATCCCTTATTTAACGATGAGTCTTATGGGGGAAGTAAGATCCTCAAGGGTACAAGTTTCACCAAATACAAACAATTTGTGGAAAATGCTTTCGCCCTATTGCCACGTCAAGCACTGCATGCCAGGAGTTTAGGATTTATCCATCCAAAAAGTAAAGAATATTTGCATTTTGAAGTACCATTACCCGAAGATTTCCGTTTAGGATTAGAGAAATGGAAAGATTATAGTACACACACCCAACACTAA
- a CDS encoding aminotransferase class IV: MPHYINFNGTLVPEDAAILTADSRAFRYGDGLFETMLWRDGDVRFLDLHVERLKESMEMLHFDDFDKFDAYFIRTKIEELLRKNNMVGQQARIRLIVYRDGGGLYGPDSNKPGYVLQADRKPETLRDKKTGLIVDVYEEYRKPFSALAKIKSNNALIYVMAGLYRKKHAFDEVMVLNQAGNLCEGLTSNIFVFYDKVLYTPALSEGCVAGVMRRVVMDMAQEQGIEVVEAEIKPEIMKVADEIFCTNAVEGIQWVMGYKHKRYFNKISRIFQERLQSWTYEIEE; the protein is encoded by the coding sequence ATGCCACATTATATAAATTTTAATGGCACTTTGGTGCCAGAAGATGCTGCGATATTAACTGCTGACAGCCGAGCTTTCCGTTATGGAGATGGTCTTTTTGAAACCATGTTATGGCGCGATGGCGATGTTCGCTTCTTGGACCTGCATGTAGAGCGTCTTAAGGAGAGCATGGAGATGTTGCATTTCGATGATTTCGATAAATTCGATGCCTATTTTATCCGGACAAAAATTGAGGAATTGCTGCGTAAGAACAATATGGTTGGCCAGCAGGCGCGAATCCGACTGATTGTTTACCGCGATGGAGGAGGACTCTATGGTCCGGATAGCAATAAACCTGGCTATGTGCTGCAGGCAGACCGGAAACCGGAAACCCTAAGGGATAAGAAAACCGGACTTATCGTGGATGTCTACGAAGAATATAGAAAGCCTTTTAGTGCCTTGGCGAAGATCAAGTCCAACAATGCTTTAATTTATGTGATGGCAGGACTTTACCGGAAGAAGCATGCTTTTGATGAAGTCATGGTGCTGAATCAAGCAGGTAATTTATGTGAAGGCTTAACTTCCAATATTTTCGTCTTTTATGATAAGGTGCTCTATACGCCGGCATTATCGGAAGGGTGTGTAGCGGGGGTTATGCGCCGCGTCGTGATGGATATGGCTCAGGAACAGGGTATTGAGGTTGTCGAAGCGGAAATAAAGCCAGAAATCATGAAGGTTGCAGATGAAATCTTTTGTACAAATGCCGTGGAGGGGATCCAATGGGTCATGGGCTATAAGCACAAACGCTATTTTAATAAAATCTCGCGGATATTTCAGGAAAGACTGCAGTCATGGACCTATGAGATAGAAGAATAA
- a CDS encoding DUF1572 family protein, which yields MAAIEVFALRIEQLDQDILTSTFVKKEYGDFERNIDGQIEHAYYHLGQIVLLKKIITSHNGVF from the coding sequence TTGGCTGCCATTGAGGTATTCGCACTCCGTATAGAACAATTGGACCAGGATATCCTAACGAGTACATTTGTGAAGAAGGAGTATGGTGATTTTGAAAGGAATATTGATGGTCAGATCGAACATGCCTATTACCATTTGGGCCAAATCGTTCTGTTAAAAAAGATCATTACCAGCCATAATGGAGTTTTCTAG
- a CDS encoding glycosyltransferase codes for MPTKVLHVVTRIDTGGISTFLSNYYKFIDKSKVLFDIVAIDTGNEQEYHSIFQKQGVGIFYMPNPINQRAVYLYNLIRKNKYDVVHSHIELQSAIYLTIAKVAGVKKRISHAHLSRANLGMKNMFFRKLLNNVSTHKFGASDLSIRAVYGDKEIKNSLVINNAVDTDYFTFNEEKRNSLRKDLGLKSDEIVLGFVGRISALKNIFYLNKIIHEAYTANLNIKLLVIGVGELHAEMEQDLKDKNLLHLVHFLGNRKDVNELMMALDILLLPSFSEGLPLVLVESQSTCLKSLVSNKVTRMIKITDYIEYLGIDDDNLRDWTERIAVLNNSYFRGEPVKKLITEKKFNIAVEVKKLENIYLG; via the coding sequence ATGCCGACAAAAGTATTGCATGTTGTTACTCGTATAGACACCGGTGGAATTAGTACCTTTCTGTCAAATTATTATAAATTTATTGATAAGAGTAAGGTTTTATTTGATATAGTTGCAATAGATACTGGTAATGAACAAGAGTATCATTCAATTTTTCAAAAGCAAGGTGTGGGAATTTTTTATATGCCGAATCCAATAAACCAGCGTGCGGTTTATTTGTATAATTTGATAAGGAAAAATAAATATGATGTTGTTCATTCCCATATTGAGTTACAATCAGCTATTTATCTAACGATAGCCAAGGTGGCAGGTGTGAAAAAACGAATTTCTCACGCTCATTTATCAAGAGCAAATTTAGGGATGAAAAATATGTTTTTCCGCAAATTATTGAATAACGTTTCTACTCATAAATTCGGAGCAAGTGATTTATCCATACGTGCTGTTTATGGGGATAAGGAAATAAAAAACAGCTTAGTTATTAATAATGCTGTAGATACAGATTATTTTACCTTCAATGAAGAAAAAAGAAATTCTTTAAGAAAAGATTTAGGATTGAAATCTGACGAGATCGTACTTGGATTCGTTGGAAGAATTAGTGCCCTTAAAAATATTTTCTACCTTAATAAAATCATTCATGAAGCATATACAGCAAACCTAAATATAAAATTACTTGTGATTGGAGTTGGAGAACTTCATGCAGAAATGGAGCAAGATTTGAAAGATAAAAATCTATTGCATCTTGTACATTTTCTAGGAAATAGAAAAGATGTAAATGAGCTTATGATGGCATTAGATATTTTACTTTTGCCATCTTTTTCTGAAGGTCTTCCCTTAGTTTTAGTCGAATCTCAGAGTACCTGTTTAAAAAGTTTAGTTTCAAATAAAGTGACTAGAATGATTAAAATAACTGATTATATCGAATATTTAGGTATTGATGATGATAATCTAAGAGATTGGACTGAACGCATTGCGGTATTAAATAACTCCTATTTTAGGGGAGAACCTGTTAAAAAACTTATTACTGAAAAAAAATTCAATATAGCTGTAGAAGTAAAAAAACTTGAAAATATTTATTTAGGTTAA
- a CDS encoding YceI family protein produces the protein MKAVFSLLAGILFMSNMAFSQVKWSVDPAHTNARFEIKHLGIAFVDGEFTKLEGQAESKDSVNFDKGTVSFSIDVNSIDTRIEARDNHLKSDDFFSAEKFPKMTLSNATLTKAGKGKFKLTGDLTIKDVTKNVTFDVVQNNGTIIDPWGKTRAGFTAKTTINRFDYNIKYADKTPAGIDAVAPEVAITVNVELVKN, from the coding sequence ATGAAAGCAGTATTTAGTTTATTAGCAGGTATCTTATTCATGAGCAACATGGCCTTTTCACAGGTGAAATGGTCAGTAGATCCAGCCCACACAAACGCTCGTTTTGAAATCAAACATTTGGGTATCGCTTTTGTTGATGGTGAATTCACCAAATTGGAAGGTCAGGCTGAGTCTAAGGATTCCGTAAATTTTGACAAAGGAACCGTTAGTTTCTCCATTGATGTGAACAGCATCGATACACGAATTGAAGCGCGTGACAATCACTTGAAAAGTGATGATTTCTTCAGCGCTGAGAAATTCCCAAAAATGACCCTGAGCAATGCAACATTGACAAAAGCTGGAAAAGGAAAATTTAAATTAACAGGTGACCTAACAATCAAAGATGTAACCAAGAATGTTACTTTTGATGTGGTACAGAACAATGGAACTATCATTGATCCTTGGGGTAAAACACGTGCAGGTTTCACTGCTAAAACTACGATCAATCGCTTTGATTACAATATCAAATATGCAGACAAAACACCTGCCGGTATTGATGCAGTAGCCCCAGAAGTTGCGATTACAGTGAATGTGGAATTAGTGAAAAACTAA
- a CDS encoding ankyrin repeat domain-containing protein — MDSEVENAVKRGDTVYLDKHVNASNIEAVNAQSQSMLMMATYQDNYDLASFLVKKGADPNQQDEQLNSPFLYAGASGYLDMVKLYLAYGARFDVFNRYHGTALIPAAEKGHIEVVRLLAKTKNFPINHVNKLGWTALMEAIVLGNGGKDHVEIVSILLKAGADPNIPDKDGVLPIEHAKQKGFSEIVEILQLH, encoded by the coding sequence ATGGATTCAGAAGTAGAAAATGCCGTTAAGCGAGGCGATACCGTTTATTTGGATAAGCACGTGAATGCCTCCAATATTGAAGCCGTAAATGCGCAATCCCAGAGTATGTTAATGATGGCAACCTATCAGGACAATTATGATTTAGCTTCATTTTTGGTGAAAAAGGGCGCCGATCCGAATCAACAGGATGAGCAATTGAACAGCCCTTTTCTCTATGCAGGAGCATCGGGTTATTTGGATATGGTGAAACTATATTTGGCATATGGAGCACGTTTCGATGTTTTTAACCGCTACCATGGTACGGCTTTAATTCCAGCAGCAGAGAAAGGACACATTGAGGTGGTTCGTTTATTGGCAAAGACGAAAAATTTCCCCATCAATCACGTTAATAAATTGGGGTGGACCGCACTAATGGAAGCTATCGTATTGGGGAATGGAGGGAAGGATCATGTCGAGATTGTCAGTATCCTCTTGAAGGCAGGTGCTGATCCGAATATTCCGGATAAAGATGGCGTTTTGCCCATCGAACATGCAAAACAAAAGGGATTTTCCGAAATCGTCGAAATCCTGCAATTACACTAA
- a CDS encoding ABC1 kinase family protein, whose product MLHINGFEKIKRVGQILKILSKHGFDEIVSRSNLDRILPDSFLFWNNHARRVFEDNFNIRVRMAIEELGPTFIKLGQLLSNRPDIIPQDLQEELVKLQDDVAQEDIDIRKRLASELDIDVDAHFMRIDPKPIASASIAQVYRGQLKDGKEVVFKVKRRDIDEMIRADLDFIKDLVKLLQRKYEVVYKMNLYQIVLSFESSLLNELSFTNEINNIQRFRRNFAENKEVYVPTVYRKYSTDTLICMEFIDGVKVNDMEGFQALGLYPKSILQNVLDLYLEQVLMHGFFHADPHPGNVMVNRRGQIVFIDFGAMGFMIPEDRKIIEAMVIDFLANDAKSLIKNIKRLAVVHHIEDERRLERDAYEIFEMIKQNALDDIDISVMLQKLNTVLQSNHILLPDFVYILLRGVSILEGTGRQLDADLNVPESISPFAKKIAAQKLSADHLIAELKDKAKFAKDVLTEVPSDLLTILEKVKDDKVTLNHKMEDFDNLQLILHRMGNKFLLSILAMTFGVGASILAHGRVGYLLWGIPVLSWFGFAMSFFLCFALLSHLYKSK is encoded by the coding sequence ATGTTGCACATCAATGGTTTTGAGAAAATAAAGCGTGTAGGTCAGATTCTTAAGATTCTATCCAAACATGGGTTTGATGAGATCGTTTCGCGCTCCAATCTTGATCGGATCTTACCGGATAGCTTTCTTTTCTGGAACAACCATGCCCGCCGTGTTTTTGAGGACAACTTCAATATCCGTGTCCGTATGGCAATCGAAGAACTCGGCCCGACCTTTATCAAACTGGGGCAGTTGTTGAGCAATCGACCGGATATTATTCCGCAGGATCTGCAGGAAGAGCTCGTAAAGTTACAGGACGATGTCGCGCAAGAGGATATTGATATTCGAAAAAGGTTGGCTTCGGAGTTGGACATCGATGTGGATGCTCATTTTATGCGCATTGACCCCAAACCCATCGCATCAGCATCGATTGCCCAGGTCTATCGTGGGCAATTAAAAGATGGAAAGGAAGTAGTTTTCAAGGTCAAACGGAGGGATATTGACGAGATGATCCGTGCAGATCTCGATTTTATCAAGGATTTGGTGAAGTTGCTGCAGCGGAAGTATGAAGTGGTCTATAAAATGAACCTGTACCAGATTGTGCTCTCCTTTGAAAGCTCCCTCTTAAATGAATTGTCCTTTACGAATGAAATAAATAATATCCAAAGGTTCCGTCGGAACTTTGCCGAAAATAAAGAGGTTTATGTTCCTACGGTGTACAGAAAGTACAGTACGGATACATTGATCTGTATGGAATTTATCGATGGGGTGAAGGTGAATGATATGGAAGGTTTCCAAGCGCTTGGTCTGTATCCGAAATCCATTCTCCAAAATGTGCTGGATCTCTATTTAGAACAGGTGTTGATGCATGGGTTCTTCCATGCGGACCCTCATCCGGGCAATGTCATGGTGAACAGAAGGGGGCAAATCGTCTTTATCGACTTTGGGGCGATGGGTTTTATGATTCCGGAAGATCGCAAGATCATTGAAGCTATGGTCATCGATTTCTTAGCAAATGATGCCAAGAGTTTGATCAAGAATATCAAACGGTTGGCGGTTGTACATCACATTGAGGATGAACGCCGGTTGGAAAGGGATGCCTATGAAATCTTCGAGATGATCAAGCAGAATGCATTGGATGATATCGATATCTCGGTAATGCTACAAAAATTGAATACCGTTCTTCAGAGCAATCATATCCTGCTGCCGGACTTTGTGTACATCCTGCTTCGTGGGGTGTCCATCCTTGAAGGGACCGGTCGTCAGTTGGATGCTGACCTGAATGTGCCTGAGAGTATTTCTCCCTTTGCCAAGAAGATCGCCGCCCAGAAACTATCCGCCGATCACCTGATTGCGGAATTGAAGGACAAGGCGAAGTTTGCGAAGGATGTCCTAACCGAGGTCCCTTCGGATCTGCTGACCATCCTGGAAAAAGTGAAGGATGATAAGGTGACCCTAAACCATAAAATGGAGGACTTTGACAACCTGCAGCTTATTCTTCACCGGATGGGAAATAAATTCTTATTATCGATATTAGCTATGACCTTTGGCGTCGGTGCCAGTATCTTGGCGCATGGTCGCGTGGGCTATCTGTTGTGGGGCATTCCAGTGCTATCTTGGTTTGGCTTCGCGATGAGTTTCTTTCTTTGTTTCGCGTTATTGAGCCATCTCTATAAGAGCAAATAA